Proteins encoded together in one Streptomyces sp. NA04227 window:
- a CDS encoding alkaline phosphatase: MTEEGINRRTLLAGGVAAALTATAPATAAAAEGSAAPAAPEPAAGPLVGHVDTGTARIWARPGLDPTRYTRWRCTYRTGQDSPRRITTELSAANDHTLLADLDGLRPDTTYEFRLEPLSSAPGFTPLTGSFTTSPAPEQPAVVTMGMGSCAPSVPDRIWTRVLDEGCDSFVMLGDTPYVDTGDLAVARRKHREFLVQPEIARMIRTMPVWATWDDHDFGGNDQHGDFGGKVATRTAFVDHRANATFGHGADGSPLTTRGEGNGIYTSFRRGPLEVFLLDPRWFSRTEASWADPAKPTCLGRVQWDWLRERLLASTAPFKALATGMIWDDKQSSESDDWGTYAHEKEAILDFIAGERIPGCFLIGGDIHVSRALDYGPRVGYDLWQFIVSPMHGSTIPSLNVPSPYLKHSAVEPHVFLKLVADTTVPDPTLTATWINRDGTRFFEVRRTATQMGHPAP; this comes from the coding sequence GTGACCGAAGAGGGCATCAACAGACGTACGTTGCTGGCCGGTGGGGTCGCCGCGGCGCTGACCGCGACGGCCCCCGCGACCGCCGCCGCGGCCGAGGGCAGCGCCGCACCTGCAGCCCCCGAGCCCGCGGCCGGACCGCTGGTGGGACATGTCGACACCGGCACCGCACGGATCTGGGCCCGCCCCGGGCTCGACCCCACCCGGTACACCCGCTGGCGGTGCACCTACCGAACCGGCCAGGACAGTCCGCGCCGCATCACCACGGAGCTGTCCGCCGCGAACGACCACACCCTCCTCGCCGATCTGGACGGCCTGCGGCCCGACACCACCTACGAGTTCCGGCTCGAACCGCTGTCCAGCGCCCCCGGGTTCACGCCGCTGACCGGGTCGTTCACCACCTCCCCCGCACCGGAGCAGCCCGCCGTGGTCACCATGGGCATGGGCTCCTGCGCCCCCTCGGTCCCGGACCGGATCTGGACGCGGGTGCTGGACGAGGGCTGCGACAGCTTCGTCATGCTCGGCGACACCCCGTACGTGGACACCGGGGACCTGGCGGTGGCCCGGCGCAAGCACCGTGAGTTCCTGGTGCAGCCGGAGATCGCGCGCATGATCCGGACCATGCCGGTCTGGGCGACCTGGGACGACCACGACTTCGGCGGGAACGACCAGCACGGCGACTTCGGCGGCAAGGTGGCCACCCGTACCGCGTTCGTCGACCACCGGGCCAACGCCACCTTCGGGCACGGGGCCGACGGCAGCCCGCTCACCACGCGCGGGGAGGGAAACGGTATCTACACCTCCTTCCGTCGCGGGCCGTTGGAGGTCTTCCTCCTCGACCCCCGCTGGTTCAGCCGTACCGAGGCCAGTTGGGCCGACCCGGCCAAGCCGACCTGCCTCGGCCGGGTGCAGTGGGACTGGCTGCGCGAGCGGCTGCTCGCGAGCACGGCCCCGTTCAAAGCCCTGGCCACCGGGATGATCTGGGACGACAAGCAGAGCAGCGAGTCGGACGACTGGGGCACCTACGCCCACGAGAAGGAGGCGATCCTGGACTTCATCGCGGGGGAACGCATTCCCGGCTGCTTCCTGATCGGCGGCGACATCCACGTCTCGCGCGCCCTCGACTACGGCCCGCGGGTGGGCTACGACCTCTGGCAGTTCATCGTCAGCCCGATGCACGGCAGCACCATCCCGAGCCTCAACGTGCCGAGCCCCTACCTCAAGCACAGCGCCGTCGAGCCCCATGTCTTCCTGAAACTGGTCGCCGACACCACCGTGCCCGACCCCACGCTCACCGCGACCTGGATCAACCGCGACGGCACCCGGTTCTTCGAAGTGCGCCGCACCGCGACGCAGATGGGCCACCCCGCGCCCTGA
- a CDS encoding zinc-binding dehydrogenase, translating into MTQQPSTRSTIDVRYARWSGPGQPFALVPATTPRMPHPGEVLVRVDLATVCGSDLHTVAGHRPAPRPGVLGHEQVGTVVAVGEGAPPCQDGTEITPGMRVVWSVTASCGKCHRCRRGLTQKCERLRKYGHEPLDERAPLTGGFATHCVLLPGTTVVAVPPALPDAVACPASCATATVAAVIAAAGPLDGRRVLVTGAGMLGLTAIAMAATAGARVTAVDPDPGRRAQAARFGAHDVAGTGEVHGEVDAALELSGHPEAVRTCLGSLAIGGRAVLAGSVSPGAPVPLDPERLVRGLGSVAGVHNYAPADLQRAVDFLTAHHHSYPFAELVEGAYPLTELDAAVAAARSAVAPRQAVVPHAS; encoded by the coding sequence GTGACACAGCAACCCTCCACCCGGAGCACCATCGATGTCCGCTACGCCCGCTGGAGCGGACCCGGTCAGCCCTTCGCCCTCGTCCCGGCAACCACGCCGCGCATGCCTCACCCCGGCGAAGTGCTGGTCCGCGTCGACTTGGCGACCGTCTGCGGCAGCGACCTGCACACCGTCGCAGGGCATCGCCCCGCGCCCCGGCCCGGGGTGCTCGGGCACGAACAGGTCGGCACCGTGGTCGCGGTCGGCGAGGGGGCGCCCCCATGCCAGGACGGCACCGAGATCACCCCCGGCATGCGCGTGGTGTGGTCGGTGACCGCCTCCTGCGGGAAGTGCCACCGGTGTCGGCGCGGCCTCACCCAGAAGTGCGAACGCCTGCGCAAGTACGGGCACGAGCCCTTGGACGAACGCGCGCCGCTGACCGGCGGCTTCGCCACCCATTGCGTACTGCTGCCCGGCACCACCGTGGTCGCCGTCCCGCCCGCACTACCGGACGCGGTGGCCTGTCCCGCCTCGTGCGCCACGGCGACCGTGGCCGCGGTGATCGCGGCGGCGGGGCCGCTGGACGGGCGCCGGGTCCTGGTCACCGGGGCGGGAATGCTCGGCCTCACCGCGATCGCCATGGCCGCGACGGCCGGTGCGCGGGTGACCGCCGTCGACCCCGACCCGGGCCGCCGCGCGCAGGCCGCCCGGTTCGGCGCGCACGACGTCGCGGGAACCGGCGAAGTGCACGGCGAGGTGGACGCGGCGCTGGAGTTGTCAGGACACCCCGAGGCGGTACGGACCTGTCTGGGCTCCCTGGCCATCGGCGGCCGGGCGGTGCTCGCGGGCAGCGTCTCGCCGGGGGCGCCGGTGCCACTGGACCCGGAACGGCTCGTACGGGGACTGGGAAGCGTCGCGGGTGTGCACAACTACGCCCCGGCCGACCTCCAACGGGCGGTCGACTTCCTGACGGCACATCACCACAGCTATCCGTTCGCCGAACTCGTCGAGGGCGCCTACCCCTTGACCGAACTCGACGCGGCGGTGGCGGCGGCACGCTCGGCCGTCGCGCCCCGGCAGGCCGTCGTGCCGCACGCCTCCTGA
- a CDS encoding GntR family transcriptional regulator, whose translation MATPLHRSIAAELRRRIRSGTVKVGELLPSEAQLCEEFTASRGPVRQALAALREEGLIGGGQGKRATVLDAVPAQPFESFLSFTRRAELTGYEPGQRLQEIALRRPGKETAAALEIGEDDLAVQLIRLRLLDGRPAMLERMTYVEEIGRPLIDADLNAGSIYALLTERGVDLHSARHTFDAVGADALDAELLQVPEGFPLLRERRLTTDSHNVPIEWSDDRYRSDIATVTVTNSRNSRSAKL comes from the coding sequence ATGGCCACCCCACTGCACCGGTCCATCGCAGCCGAACTGCGCCGCCGTATCCGCAGCGGAACCGTCAAAGTCGGCGAACTGCTGCCCTCCGAGGCCCAGCTCTGCGAGGAGTTCACCGCTTCCCGCGGCCCGGTGCGCCAGGCCCTGGCCGCACTGCGCGAGGAGGGCCTGATCGGCGGCGGTCAGGGCAAGCGCGCCACGGTCCTCGACGCGGTGCCGGCCCAGCCCTTCGAGTCCTTCCTCTCCTTCACGCGACGCGCCGAACTCACCGGGTACGAGCCGGGACAGCGCCTCCAGGAGATCGCGCTGCGCAGGCCGGGCAAGGAGACCGCCGCGGCTCTGGAGATCGGCGAGGACGACCTGGCCGTACAGCTCATCCGGCTGCGGCTGCTCGACGGCCGCCCGGCGATGCTGGAACGCATGACCTACGTCGAGGAGATCGGCCGCCCGCTGATCGACGCCGACCTGAACGCCGGTTCCATCTACGCCCTGCTCACCGAACGGGGCGTGGACCTGCACTCGGCACGGCACACCTTCGACGCTGTCGGCGCCGACGCGCTGGACGCGGAACTGCTCCAAGTGCCCGAGGGTTTCCCGCTGTTGCGCGAGCGCAGGCTCACCACGGACTCGCACAATGTGCCGATCGAATGGTCCGACGACCGGTACCGGTCCGACATCGCCACCGTGACCGTGACCAACTCCCGCAACAGCCGCTCGGCGAAGCTGTAG